The following coding sequences lie in one Pseudomonas monsensis genomic window:
- the pyrE gene encoding orotate phosphoribosyltransferase, which produces MQAYQRDFIRFAIDRGVLRFGEFTLKSGRTSPYFFNAGLFNSGSALAQLGRFYAAAIAESGISFDVLFGPAYKGIPLAATTAVALAEHHNRDLPWCFNRKEAKAHGEGGSLVGAPLTGNVLIIDDVITAGTAIREVMQIIASQDGAKAAGVLIALNRQERGNGELSAIQEVERDFGIPVISIVSLNQVLEFLADDPQLKQHLPAVEAYRAQFGV; this is translated from the coding sequence ATGCAAGCGTATCAGCGCGATTTCATTCGTTTTGCCATCGATCGCGGCGTTTTGCGCTTCGGTGAGTTCACCCTGAAGTCCGGGCGCACCAGTCCTTACTTCTTCAACGCCGGCCTGTTCAACTCGGGTTCGGCCCTGGCGCAGCTGGGGCGTTTCTACGCGGCAGCCATTGCCGAAAGCGGCATTTCTTTCGATGTACTGTTCGGCCCGGCCTATAAAGGCATTCCGCTGGCGGCCACCACCGCTGTCGCGCTGGCCGAGCACCACAACCGTGATCTGCCTTGGTGCTTCAACCGCAAGGAAGCCAAGGCCCACGGCGAAGGTGGCAGCCTGGTCGGCGCGCCGCTGACCGGCAATGTGCTGATCATCGACGACGTAATCACTGCCGGCACCGCGATCCGCGAAGTGATGCAGATCATCGCCTCCCAGGACGGCGCCAAGGCCGCCGGCGTGCTGATCGCCCTCAATCGTCAGGAGCGTGGCAACGGTGAGTTGTCGGCCATTCAGGAGGTCGAGCGCGATTTCGGTATCCCGGTGATCAGCATTGTTTCGCTGAATCAGGTGCTGGAGTTCCTCGCTGACGATCCGCAGCTCAAGCAGCATCTGCCAGCCGTGGAAGCCTATCGCGCCCAGTTCGGCGTCTGA
- a CDS encoding exodeoxyribonuclease III, translating to MRIISVNVNGIQAAVERGLLSWLQAQNADVICLQDTRASAFELDDPAFQLDGYFLYACDAEVPAQGGVALYSRLQPKAVISGLGFETADRYGRYLQADFDKVSIATLLLPSGMNGDEDLNQKFKLMDDFGKYLDKQRRKRREYIYCGSLYVAQQKLDIKNWRDSQQSPGFLAPERAWMDEIVGNMGYVDALREVSREGDQYSWWPDNEQAEMLNLGWRFDYQILTPGLRRFVRSARLPRQPRFSQHAPLIVDYDWTLTI from the coding sequence ATGCGGATCATCAGTGTGAACGTCAATGGTATTCAGGCTGCAGTCGAGCGTGGTTTGCTCAGTTGGCTGCAAGCACAGAATGCCGACGTCATCTGCCTGCAGGACACCCGTGCCTCCGCCTTTGAACTGGATGACCCAGCCTTCCAACTGGATGGCTACTTCCTTTATGCCTGCGATGCTGAAGTCCCTGCCCAAGGTGGCGTGGCTTTGTATTCGCGGTTGCAACCGAAGGCTGTCATCAGCGGTCTCGGTTTCGAGACGGCCGACCGCTACGGGCGCTACCTGCAAGCAGATTTCGACAAAGTCAGTATTGCCACCTTGCTGCTTCCTTCGGGGATGAACGGCGATGAGGACTTGAACCAGAAGTTCAAGCTCATGGACGACTTCGGCAAATACCTGGACAAACAGCGGCGCAAACGTCGCGAGTACATTTATTGTGGCTCGCTGTATGTTGCGCAGCAGAAGCTCGACATCAAGAACTGGCGCGACAGCCAGCAATCCCCGGGCTTCCTGGCGCCGGAACGGGCCTGGATGGACGAGATTGTCGGCAACATGGGTTATGTCGATGCCCTGCGCGAAGTCAGCCGCGAAGGCGACCAGTACAGCTGGTGGCCGGACAACGAACAGGCCGAGATGCTCAATCTGGGCTGGCGTTTCGACTACCAGATCCTGACTCCGGGCCTGCGCCGCTTTGTACGCAGTGCACGCCTGCCGCGTCAGCCCCGGTTCTCGCAGCACGCGCCGCTGATCGTCGACTACGACTGGACGCTGACCATCTAA
- a CDS encoding DUF4870 domain-containing protein produces the protein MSDEQELLPKPSQEVRQWAMFCHLSALLGIWIPFGNLIGPLILWQMKRETDPFIDAQGKEALNFQITVAIAAAICLLLMVLIIGFFLLGLLAIGALVLTIIAGVKANDGFPYRYPFTWRLIK, from the coding sequence ATGAGTGATGAGCAAGAGTTGCTGCCCAAACCGAGCCAGGAGGTTCGTCAATGGGCGATGTTTTGTCACTTGTCCGCCTTGCTGGGCATCTGGATTCCGTTCGGTAACCTGATCGGGCCGTTGATCCTGTGGCAGATGAAGCGCGAAACCGATCCGTTCATCGATGCCCAGGGCAAGGAAGCGCTGAACTTTCAGATCACCGTGGCGATTGCTGCAGCGATCTGTCTGCTGCTGATGGTGTTGATCATCGGCTTCTTCCTGCTGGGCCTGTTGGCCATTGGCGCACTGGTGCTGACGATCATTGCCGGGGTGAAGGCCAATGACGGGTTCCCGTATCGCTACCCGTTCACTTGGCGATTGATCAAGTAA
- the rph gene encoding ribonuclease PH: MKRPSGRAADQLRSIRITRNYTKHAEGSVLVEFGDTKVICTVSVENGVPRFLKGQGQGWLTAEYGMLPRATGERNQREASRGKQGGRTLEIQRLIGRSLRAALDMSKLGDVTLYVDCDVIQADGGTRTASITGAMVALVDALKVIKKRGGLKGGDPLKQMIGAVSVGMYQGEPVLDLDYLEDSAAETDLNVVMTSTGGFIEVQGTAEGAPFQPEDLNAMLELAKKGMNEIFELQQAALAD, from the coding sequence ATGAAACGTCCAAGTGGTCGCGCTGCCGATCAGCTCCGCTCGATCCGCATTACCCGCAACTACACCAAACACGCCGAGGGATCCGTACTGGTCGAATTCGGTGATACCAAGGTCATCTGCACCGTCAGCGTCGAAAACGGCGTGCCGCGTTTCCTCAAGGGCCAGGGCCAGGGCTGGCTGACTGCCGAATACGGCATGCTGCCGCGTGCGACCGGCGAGCGTAACCAGCGCGAAGCGAGCCGTGGCAAGCAGGGCGGTCGTACTCTGGAAATCCAGCGTCTGATCGGTCGTTCCCTGCGCGCTGCACTGGACATGTCCAAGCTGGGCGACGTGACCCTGTACGTCGATTGCGACGTGATTCAGGCTGACGGCGGCACCCGCACCGCTTCCATCACGGGTGCCATGGTTGCGCTGGTCGATGCACTGAAAGTGATCAAGAAGCGTGGCGGCCTGAAGGGCGGCGACCCGCTCAAGCAAATGATCGGCGCAGTGTCGGTCGGCATGTATCAGGGCGAGCCAGTGCTGGACCTGGACTATCTTGAAGATTCCGCTGCCGAGACCGACCTCAACGTCGTGATGACCAGCACCGGTGGCTTCATCGAGGTGCAGGGCACTGCCGAAGGTGCACCGTTCCAGCCTGAAGACCTGAACGCCATGCTGGAACTGGCCAAGAAAGGCATGAACGAAATCTTCGAACTGCAACAGGCGGCATTGGCCGACTGA
- a CDS encoding YicC/YloC family endoribonuclease, giving the protein MVHSMTAFARVEKAGVQGTLSWELRSVNSRYLEPHLRLPESFRDLEGAVREALRQSLSRGKLECTLRFTEESTGKPLQVDRERAAQLVAAAETVAGLIKNPAALNPLEVLAWPGVLVADATDPQALNAEALGLFNQGLKELKAGREREGAELARLINERLTSIEEDVVTLRELVPQMLATQRQKVLDRFADMKAELDPQRLEQEMVILAQKSDVAEELDRLSTHIIEVRRVLKSGGAAGRRLDFLMQELNREANTLGSKAFDPRSTQAAVNLKVLIEQMREQVQNIE; this is encoded by the coding sequence ATGGTGCACAGCATGACCGCCTTCGCCCGCGTCGAGAAAGCCGGCGTCCAGGGCACCCTGAGCTGGGAGCTGCGCTCGGTCAACAGCCGCTATCTGGAACCACACCTGCGCCTGCCGGAGTCGTTTCGCGACCTCGAAGGCGCTGTGCGTGAAGCGCTGCGTCAGAGCCTGTCGCGGGGCAAACTGGAATGCACCCTGCGCTTCACCGAAGAAAGCACCGGCAAGCCGCTGCAGGTCGACCGCGAGCGCGCTGCGCAACTGGTCGCCGCCGCCGAGACAGTTGCCGGCCTGATCAAGAACCCTGCCGCATTGAATCCACTGGAAGTGTTGGCCTGGCCGGGCGTTCTGGTAGCTGACGCCACCGATCCGCAGGCGTTGAATGCCGAGGCGCTGGGCCTGTTCAATCAAGGTCTGAAAGAACTGAAAGCCGGCCGCGAGCGCGAAGGCGCGGAGCTGGCGCGACTGATCAATGAGCGCCTGACGTCCATTGAAGAAGACGTCGTGACCCTGCGTGAACTGGTACCGCAGATGCTCGCCACCCAGCGCCAGAAAGTCCTCGACCGCTTCGCCGACATGAAGGCCGAACTGGATCCACAGCGTCTGGAACAGGAAATGGTCATCCTCGCGCAAAAGAGCGACGTAGCCGAAGAACTGGATCGCCTGAGCACCCACATCATCGAAGTGCGCCGGGTGCTCAAATCCGGCGGCGCGGCCGGACGCCGCCTGGACTTCCTGATGCAGGAACTCAACCGCGAAGCCAACACACTGGGCTCCAAGGCCTTCGACCCGCGCAGCACCCAAGCCGCCGTCAACCTCAAGGTGTTGATCGAGCAGATGCGCGAACAAGTGCAGAATATTGAGTAA
- the gmk gene encoding guanylate kinase, translating to MTHNTGTLYIISAPSGAGKSSLVKALTDANPEIRVSISHTTRAMRPGEVDGVNYHFVTREEFVKMGEHGDFLERAEVFGNFYGTSQSRLQQTLDEGHDLILEIDWQGAEQVRKLMPQARSIFILPPSLQALHQRLTNRGQDSDEIIDGRMREAVSEMSHYVEYDYLIINDDFAHALDDLKAIFRANQLQQKRQQVRFGKLLAELLG from the coding sequence ATGACCCACAACACCGGCACCCTGTACATCATTTCCGCGCCATCGGGCGCGGGCAAGAGCAGTCTGGTCAAGGCTTTGACCGACGCCAACCCGGAGATTCGCGTGTCGATCTCCCACACCACCCGCGCCATGCGCCCGGGTGAAGTGGACGGCGTGAACTATCACTTCGTGACCCGCGAAGAGTTCGTGAAGATGGGCGAACACGGCGACTTCCTTGAGCGCGCCGAAGTCTTCGGCAACTTCTACGGCACCTCGCAAAGCCGCCTGCAGCAGACACTGGACGAAGGTCACGACCTGATCCTGGAAATCGACTGGCAAGGCGCCGAGCAAGTGCGCAAGCTGATGCCGCAGGCACGCTCGATCTTCATTCTGCCGCCATCGCTGCAGGCCCTGCACCAGCGCCTGACCAATCGTGGCCAGGACAGCGACGAGATCATCGACGGCCGGATGCGTGAAGCCGTCAGCGAGATGAGCCATTACGTCGAGTACGACTACCTGATCATCAACGACGATTTCGCCCACGCGCTGGACGACCTGAAAGCGATTTTCCGCGCCAATCAGTTGCAACAGAAGCGCCAACAGGTGCGTTTCGGCAAGTTACTGGCCGAACTGCTGGGCTGA
- the rpoZ gene encoding DNA-directed RNA polymerase subunit omega — MARVTVEDCLNHVENRFELVMLSTKRARQLATGGKEPLVQWENDKPTVVALREIAEGLMSYEFIAEQEIVHEDPVFAAFEDESNEAV, encoded by the coding sequence ATGGCCCGCGTAACCGTTGAAGACTGCCTGAACCACGTGGAAAACCGTTTTGAACTGGTCATGCTGTCCACCAAGCGTGCCCGTCAACTGGCCACCGGCGGCAAAGAGCCACTGGTCCAGTGGGAAAACGACAAGCCGACCGTTGTCGCCCTGCGTGAAATCGCTGAAGGCCTGATGAGCTACGAGTTCATCGCCGAGCAGGAAATTGTCCATGAAGACCCGGTCTTCGCCGCGTTCGAGGACGAGTCCAACGAGGCCGTCTAA